One Mesoplodon densirostris isolate mMesDen1 chromosome X, mMesDen1 primary haplotype, whole genome shotgun sequence genomic region harbors:
- the PIN4 gene encoding peptidyl-prolyl cis-trans isomerase NIMA-interacting 4 isoform X1, producing the protein MPPKGKSGSGKGGKGKAASGSDGSDKKAQGPKGGGNAVKVRHILCEKHGRILEAMEKLKSGMKFNEVATQYSEDKARQGGDLGWMTRGSMVGPFQEAAFALPISVLDKPVFTDPPVKTKFGYHIIMVEGRK; encoded by the exons ATGCCGCCGAAAGGAAAAAGCGGATCTGGGAAAGGGGGGAAAG GAAAAGCAGCCTCTGGGAGTGATGGTTCTGACAAGAAGGCTCAGGGTCCCAAAGGTGGTGGCAATGCAGTAAAG GTCAGACACATTCTGTGTGAAAAACATGGAAGAATCTTGGAAGCCATGGAAAAGTTAAAGTCTGGAATGAAATTCAATGAAGTGGCCACACAATATAGTGAAGATAAAGCCAGGCAAGGG GGCGACTTGGGTTGGATGACCAGAGGGTCCATGGTGGGACCATTTCAAGAAGCAGCATTCGCCTTGCCTATAAGTGTGCTGGATAAGCCTGTGTTTACAGATCCTCCAGTTAAGACAAAATTCGGGTATCATATTATAATGGTTGaaggtagaaaataa